The genomic interval TAAGATCATTAATGAAGTAAAAAAACAATTAGATGAAAAAGGTCTTAACACAGCCGTATCGGCTATGGATGAAACAAACCCTCAAAAGTTCAGACAAAATTGGGAGCAATATGATAACACAACTAGAAATAATATTGGACAGTTAAACGTACATACTTACGGTCCTACACAGCAGATTGGTGCAAGAGATATTGCAAAGGGTGCAGGTGAAAAACTGTGGATGTCTGAAGTAGATCTTAGTGCAGGTACCGAACAAAATCATGAAGATATTATACCGGGTCTTGCATTATCTCAGAGAATTACCACGGATATTCAGCAATTAGAATCAGAGGCATGGGTGCTCTGGCAAGCAATTGAAGATGAGGTTAACATGAGTCCAGAACATGAAAATAGCAACTGGGGACTTATTCAAGTAGATTTTAATCCAGCTAATTTCGGAAACGTAGAAATTTATAAAAATAAAAAATACTATGCTATGGGAAATTACAGTAAATTTATTCGCCCAGGATACCAAGTGATTAATTCTAATAACAGCAGCACATTAGCCGCTGTAAACAAAGATAAAGATTCTGTCGTTGTAGTTTATACGAATTCCACGACAGAAGAGAAAGCTATTAACTTTGATTTGTCAGGATTTGAAACAGTAAAAACAAGTGCAAAAGCAACACCATATGTTACATCAAAAACAGATAATTTAGTCCAAAAATCCGATGTAACGATCTCAGATAAAAAGCTCTCAGCAGTAGTTGAACCACAATCGATTACAACATTTGTTGTATCTGATGTATCCGGCGTGAATAAGGATAACTTATTCTTGAATAATGACGAAGAATACAAATTCATCAATAAAAACAGTGGTAAAGTGCTTGATATTGGACAAGATGGAAAAGCAATTGTCCAAAAAACAAATATTCGTGATGAAGAAAGTCAAAACTTTAGTATTCAAAAAATGACAGATGGAAATAGCACAAAAGAAATCTATAAAATTGTTAATAATGCTAATGGAAGTGTACTTGGTGTAGAGAATGGTTCAGTTATACTTCAAAACAATGAAGATTCACCGAATCAAAAATGGATGCTGTCAACATATGGAAATGGTGAATACACCTTCATAAACGTTCAAGACGGAAATCTACTAGAAGTGGGTGGTGAATCTAAGGAAGAAGGAGCAAAAGTTGGAGTGTGGAATCCAACAGCTGGTAACCACCAGCAATGGAAGGTCGTAAATTCTGGTATCACCAAAGTAGAGCCAGTTGATGTTGTTGTTACAAAGAAAAAGACAGCACCAGAATTACCTTCAGAGGTAACTACAATTTATGGTAATGGTGAAAAGGTTCAGAAAAAAGTAGTTTGGGAAGAAATCGATCCTGAATTATATGCAAAGGAAAATATTTTTACTGTTGAAGGATCTGTTGAGGGAACAACAATTAAAGCAGTAGCAACAATAACAGTCAGTAAAATTGAAAGCATTGAACCTATTAAGGTAAAAACAACTCCAGGTAACGCCCCAATATTACCGAGTGAAGTAAAAGCCAAACTGCAAATTGGTACATCAGGAAATGTAACTGTTGATTGGGAGGAAATTGATCCAAATCTATATGCAGATTTAGGTAAGTTCTCAGTAAAAGGATCTATTTCGAAAAGTCCCGTTAAAGCAATTGCCAATGTCCAGGTGACAGAACCAGCACTTCAAAATTTAGCATTAAATCCTGCCGGTTCAGACAATGAGTACCCTAAAGTAAGTGCTTCCTTTACTGGACAATGGGATAGCACAAGGCATGTCAATGATGGAATTATCTCTAGTGCAAGATGGACGAACTGGGATCCAAATAACTGGAGAGAAGAAGATTGGGTTGCCATTGAATTTGACAAAGAGGAAACAGTATCACAAGTAAAATTTAACTTCTATGATGACAACGGGGGCACAAGACCAGCAAAATCTTTACGACTTGAATATTTGGATGGAACAGAATGGAAAGAAATTGAAGGAACACAAACAGAAGTTCAGAATAAGGACCTAACAATTGACTTTACTCCATTAGTAACAAAAAAGATTCGTGCATTAATGAAGGCAAGGGAAGGGACTTGTATAGCCATTTCTGAGATGGAAGTATTAGGGATTGGTGAAAATGATATTCCGGGTCAAAGTGGTGATGCAACATTAGAAACGATACTTATTAATGGTAAGCTATTAGAAGGATTTGATAAGGATACCTTAAATTATAGTGTCGAAGTAAAGAAAAAAGATCAAGAAATCCCGACTATTGAGGTTATTACAAATAATTTATTTGCAACCTATCAAATTGAAACACCATCTTCAATACCTGGAGTGGCTGCTATAACTGTTACGTCTGAAGATGGGAAGAATAAAGTGAAATATACAGTTTTATTTAATTCGAAAATGTAAAATTGAAATCTAAGGTCAGTAGTTTTTACATAATACTGGCCTTTTTCGTGTTTTTATTATTTGGAATAATAGAATGCTAAAAATAGTCCAATTTCTAATGAATTCCTAGTATTAATAGTAAATAATCAAGAAAAAATTGCAACTTTTCCAAAAATTTTTCTATTCACACTATCTTGTAAACGTTTTATTATATGAAATATATCAACGAGAGTTGAATAGATTAGATGTACTTTATGCTCTATGGCTCCAGTAAAAAAGGAAAAATGTTAAAAAAATTATCATCGTTTTATTGGAAAGTTTGAAAGCTATTATATAGGAGAAATAATAAAAAATAGGGGGAACATTATTTATGAATCAATCAAATGTCATTCATATCATGAATTGTATAGATAACCATCGTATCGATATGTATGAGTTAGCAAGGAAAAAAGGGATATCTGATCCAGATGTCATAAAATTTAGTCAAGATTTAGATAAAAAAATTATTAACTTAATGTATATAAAAAGAAATAAAATGTTGGAGAATTAATCATTAATAAAGATAAAAAGCTTCCTTACAAAATTAGTGTGGAAGCTTTTTTTGAGTTTGAAAATAGCTAATCATTACTTAAATTGAAAAAACTTGTTTCTGATTTTTAAATTGCTTTGTTGTCAATCCAGTTACTTTTTTGAAGGTTCTGCAAAAATAATGTGAATCACTATAACCAACTTGATGGGCTATTTCATATGTTTTATTATTTGTTGTCTTCAAAAGATCTTTTGCACTCTCAATTCTGGTGTATGTTAAATATTCAATTAATGTTTTACCTGTTTCTTGACTAAACATATGACTTAAATAGGAGGCGCTTACATTTACAGCATCTGCAACAGTTTGAAGAGATAATTGAGAGTCAGAAAAATTTTCGTTAATATAGTCTACCGCCATTTGAACAGATGAAGAGTATTTGCTAGTAAAGCGATCTCTAGTTGAAATAACGAGGTGTAACATTTCTTCGATATAGGTTAGAACTTCATGATAATTTCTAATCCAGCTTGCTTTCATTTCTAATTGATTAATTTCCTGCATAACTTCAAGATTATCCATTTCTAATTCCTTTAAATAATGTGAAATCGTAATAGTAAAGTCCATTAAAAAATAATACGTTGTAAAAGGAGATCGAACATTTCCTTTTTCTAGATAAGATGAATAAGAACGAGCAAAACTAGAAATATCACTTGATAGTCCAAATTTTAGAAAGTCTATTAAATCTCTTCGGTTAAAATGTTGCATTTCTTTTTTGGACTCAATGTCTATTTCAGTTTCCTTCGAACTATATTTATGAATAATAGTTGAATAGCTTTTCTCTTCATCGGCTTCAGAGAAAGATAAGGTAATACCCTGAATACGGCTTTCTACTCTTCCGATTCCAAAAATTAGTGGGTTCTCAGGGTGTAGCTCTTCATGTGCAAGCAAGCGCTGTCTTATTATCTCTGACTCCCGTTCAAGTGTCTGTTTTGATTCTCCCATCATAATAAAAATAGATTCTTTCAATTTTCTACTAAATCGCAAACAATCATATTCATCTTCTATCCAGTTAATGGAATCTAAATCAATTGTACATTCTATAATGATGATATAATAATAACTTGAGATAAGATTCATATTTAAATTTGAAGCTTCTTTAATTGCCTCTGAAAAAGTGTACAATCCTTCACAGAGTTCATATAGAAATTTATCTCTAGAAGCAGATTTATTTTGTAATACTTGATTTTCTAAGTCACTTAATCTTTTAATGTTTATTTCTTCCTCATCAATTTTTGTGGAAACTTTTTTTAATATAGTAAGTAAATCTTGTGAACTAACAGGCTTTAGGCAATATTCAGTAACTTGGATGCGCATTGCTTCTCTTGCATATTCAAATTCATCATGTCCACTAAGTATAATTATTTTTAAAGAAGGCATTTTTTCGCGAAGAATACGACTTAGTTCCAATCCGTCTATAAAAGGCATTTTAATATCTGTAATAACAATATCAGGTTGGTGTTTTTCAATTAAAGGAAGGGCAATTTCGCCATCTGAAGCATCACCACAATAAATAAACCCTTCACGATTCCAATCAATGCTTTTCCCAATCCCTTCCC from Metabacillus sediminilitoris carries:
- a CDS encoding glycoside hydrolase, with product MLQVGVVKKLIVYCLIVILITGSILPALPTISKAEETGNKVISNSESIKLDPSYQHEPFDGWGTALVWFANVTGGWPDELRNELADELFSEDGLGFNIARYNIGGGDSPETEPYMRKGGAVPGYWNRPAEYAPPEGNTEEWAEQKNWWDPENPEHWNWEADANQRWWVSAAKARGADTFEAFSNSPPYFMTQSGYVSGNWNSWDDNIKPDQFENFAAYLTTVVDQLQKKMDVEFKTLSPVNEPNTGYWRAKGRQEGSNWSPASQAKIINEVKKQLDEKGLNTAVSAMDETNPQKFRQNWEQYDNTTRNNIGQLNVHTYGPTQQIGARDIAKGAGEKLWMSEVDLSAGTEQNHEDIIPGLALSQRITTDIQQLESEAWVLWQAIEDEVNMSPEHENSNWGLIQVDFNPANFGNVEIYKNKKYYAMGNYSKFIRPGYQVINSNNSSTLAAVNKDKDSVVVVYTNSTTEEKAINFDLSGFETVKTSAKATPYVTSKTDNLVQKSDVTISDKKLSAVVEPQSITTFVVSDVSGVNKDNLFLNNDEEYKFINKNSGKVLDIGQDGKAIVQKTNIRDEESQNFSIQKMTDGNSTKEIYKIVNNANGSVLGVENGSVILQNNEDSPNQKWMLSTYGNGEYTFINVQDGNLLEVGGESKEEGAKVGVWNPTAGNHQQWKVVNSGITKVEPVDVVVTKKKTAPELPSEVTTIYGNGEKVQKKVVWEEIDPELYAKENIFTVEGSVEGTTIKAVATITVSKIESIEPIKVKTTPGNAPILPSEVKAKLQIGTSGNVTVDWEEIDPNLYADLGKFSVKGSISKSPVKAIANVQVTEPALQNLALNPAGSDNEYPKVSASFTGQWDSTRHVNDGIISSARWTNWDPNNWREEDWVAIEFDKEETVSQVKFNFYDDNGGTRPAKSLRLEYLDGTEWKEIEGTQTEVQNKDLTIDFTPLVTKKIRALMKAREGTCIAISEMEVLGIGENDIPGQSGDATLETILINGKLLEGFDKDTLNYSVEVKKKDQEIPTIEVITNNLFATYQIETPSSIPGVAAITVTSEDGKNKVKYTVLFNSKM
- a CDS encoding aspartyl-phosphate phosphatase Spo0E family protein, which gives rise to MNQSNVIHIMNCIDNHRIDMYELARKKGISDPDVIKFSQDLDKKIINLMYIKRNKMLEN
- a CDS encoding response regulator transcription factor, which produces MKKIFLVDDEMAIREGIGKSIDWNREGFIYCGDASDGEIALPLIEKHQPDIVITDIKMPFIDGLELSRILREKMPSLKIIILSGHDEFEYAREAMRIQVTEYCLKPVSSQDLLTILKKVSTKIDEEEINIKRLSDLENQVLQNKSASRDKFLYELCEGLYTFSEAIKEASNLNMNLISSYYYIIIIECTIDLDSINWIEDEYDCLRFSRKLKESIFIMMGESKQTLERESEIIRQRLLAHEELHPENPLIFGIGRVESRIQGITLSFSEADEEKSYSTIIHKYSSKETEIDIESKKEMQHFNRRDLIDFLKFGLSSDISSFARSYSSYLEKGNVRSPFTTYYFLMDFTITISHYLKELEMDNLEVMQEINQLEMKASWIRNYHEVLTYIEEMLHLVISTRDRFTSKYSSSVQMAVDYINENFSDSQLSLQTVADAVNVSASYLSHMFSQETGKTLIEYLTYTRIESAKDLLKTTNNKTYEIAHQVGYSDSHYFCRTFKKVTGLTTKQFKNQKQVFSI